ATCTGGCCGAGGGTGATTCGGCCTGCCATGCGGCCAAGGGGCAGACGCCGCGGAACGCTTCGATGTTCGGCCCGCCCGGACATGCTTACGTTTACTCCATTCACGCCAAATGGTGCGTCAATGTCGTGACGGAACAGGCTGGAGTGGCGAGCGCTGTTCTCATTCGTGCACTCGAACCACTCATTAACCTGGAGTTGCTGCAAGCGCGTCGCCCCCTCGCGACAACCCGTGACTTGGCGCGCGGCCCCGCAAGGCTGTGTAGCGCGCTCGAGGTCACTCGTGCGCAGGATGGTCTTGATCTGACCGTGGCCGAACAATTATGGATTGCCCGATCGGCAGGCCTGAAACTGTCGCCAGATTCCATCGGCACATCGACACGCATCGGCGTCACTAGCGCCCACGACCTGCCGCTACGCTTTTATCTTCGCGGCAGTTCGTTTGTCAGCGGACCGAAGAAGTTGAATCGGTAGGCGAGGGGGTTACGCCCCCTACCTAAATCCAAAACTTGAGTCCCCCTCATTCACCTGCTAAAGAATAGTCAGCTAACTCCTGGCTATCCTCCAATTCGTACCTCAAACCCTAGACAAATCATGCAACGTCGCGACTTCATCGAACAGAGCCTGGCTGCCGGAATCGTCTTTGCGAGCACAGCGCACCTGGTGAATCCTCGCCCCGCCTATGCCTTGGCTAATGATAAAATTTCGATCTGTGCGATGGGAGTGAAAGGACGTGGCGGGCATGTGCTGCAGAGTTTCATGGGATTGCCCGAAGTCGACGTGAAGTACGTTTGCGACCTGGACGAATCTGTGCTCGCTGCGCGGGTCGCGATGGTCGAAAAGGCGACCGGCCGCCGGCCGCAAGCGATTAAGGACTATCGCCAGGCTCTCGACGATAAATCGCTCGATGCCATCGTCATCGGCACGCCCGACCATTGGCATGCTTTGCCCACCATTCATGGCTGCCAGGCTAAGAAAGACGTCTACGTCGAAAAGCCCGATGGCCACAACATCATGGAAGGACGCACCATGGTGGCGGCAGCTAAGAAGCACGGCCGAGTAGTGCAAATGGGCACCCAAGCTCGTACCGGCCCGCACCTGCTCAGTTTGATGGAGTATTTGAAAACGGGCGCGCTTGGCAAGGTCCGTTTCGCCAAAGCTTGGGAAAGTGCCAAGCAGGGAAGCATTGGCCACGCGCCCGATGGCACAGCACCGGCGGGACTCGATTACAACACCTGGCTTGGCAGCGCGCCGCTCCGGCCGTTCAATCCAATGCGTTTTCACGGCAACTGGCGCTGGTTTTTCGACTACGGCACCGGTGACCTTGGCAACGATGGCGTCCATCGCCTCGACATGGCCCGCTGGGCCCTCACCGCAGCAGCTGCGGCCAAGGGCGAAGTCGTACCGGAGATGCCGCGGGCCATTGCTTCTCTCGGCGGCAAGTACTACTTCGACGACGATCAGGAATGGCCCGATACGCTCATGACCACCTTCGATTTCGCGGGTGGCTATCTGCTCACCTACGAAATGCGCGTTTGGAATGCCTATCACCTGCACGACGAACCTGAAGGTGCCGCCGTGCATGGCGATCAGGGCTACGTGATCATCGGCAACAGTCGCTGGCGGGCCTTCGATCCCAAGGGGAAGCCAGTGACCGAAGACAAAGCGGGCTACAACGACGTCGGCCACGTCAAAAACTTCCTCGACTGCATGCGCTCGCGCGGCAAACCAAACGCCGATCTCGAAACCGTTGGTCACCCCTCCAGCTTGCTCTGCCACCTCGGCAATGCTGCTTGGCGCGCCGGCCGCACGCTCAAGTTCGACAAAGAGACCTACAAGTTCATCGGCGACGACGACGCGAACCAATACCTGACTCGCGCCGAATATCGCAAGCCGTTCGAACTGCCAAAGATTGCTGATTTGTAGTGCGCCTGCTTCACCACTGCGCCCCGGTACTCGTGGCACGCCACGCAACTACAGGAAGACGGTTGCGGTGAGGGTCTTAGCTGGAGAAAGACGCGCCGATGCGCTGGAAGCCTTTCGATAGCGATGCTAAACGATGATGTTTCCGGGATCGATTTGAAACGACTCGAAGTGGGGATTGTCGTCAAAGACAGTCAGTCCCAACCCATTGGCAAAACGAATCGTCAGTGACTGCGGGGCCGCGATTGTGATCGCTACGACGCGCTGCCCGATGATGCGCTGAAAATGAAACGGACCTCGATCAGGATCAAACTCGCCGGAGTGAGTATCCACCAACTGGCCCGTCTCGCTCCGCAAATCCCATCGCGCGGTGACCGAAATGGTTCCCGTCGGCGTGAAATGGAATTGAAACTGGTACGTACCGATACAGACTTGCGACAACTCGCCGCCGATCAGAAAACTTAAGTCCAAGTCGGCCGGCACGCCGTACATCATTCAGGTCCTTTTCCTCGCCACTACGCAAACGCTGCCTTCATCTCTTGAAAGTGCTTGGCGCATTCTTCGCGTACGTTGCCGGCTTCTTCGTATTCGAGCACGACGTAACCGCGATAGTTGGCATCGCGCATGATCTTGGCGAGGCGTTTGTAGTCGGCGGGGACTTTTTTCTTGTCGGGCCCGGTCATCACCACCTTCACCTGCATGTTGAGCGCGTAGGGGGCGATCTGTTCGAGTTCGCGGTACGGATCGTCGCTGTGGAAATTGCCGCTGTCGACATTCACGCCGAACCACGGGCTGTTCACATCGCGCACGAATTGCAGCAGCCCATCGGCCGTTGCAGTGGGGCCGCCGTGATTCTCAAGTGCCAAGTGCACACCATGCTGCCCGGCGTATTCGCAGCACTCTTCAATGCCCGAGACCATCAGCGAGTGAGTTGCGGCGGGCGTGGAGTCCTTCTTCACGTGTCCGGCAAAGATGCGAATCACCGGCGCGCCGAGAATCTCGGCAAAGTCGATCCATTGCTTGGTCAGGGCAATCTGCTTCGTTCGTTCCTCGCCCGGCGGAAAGCCGAAGTCGTTGCCAATCGCCGTGCCCGAAACATCAAGCCCCAGGCGAAAGCACTGGCGACGGAGCGAACGCAGATAGTCGTGCGTGACCGCCTTGGGAAAATAGTACGACGTGAGTTCGGTTCCATCGCAGCCCAGTTTGGCACAATCGTTGATGAAGTCGGTCAGCGTGGCGGTCGGCTCGGTGCCGTCCTTTCCTTTTTGCAGCAGCGAGCGATAGCTGTACGCTGCCAGGCTGAATTTGAACTTGCTCTGGCCATTGCGCGGGATGGGTTCGATCGCGGTTGCTGGTTGGCTCAGCGAAGTGGCTGCCGCGCAAGAGACCGCGCCCAGGGCAGCAGCGGAAAGGAACTGTCGACGCGACGTAGTAGGCAAGTGAGTGTTCACGCAAAAGGCTCCAGCGAGAGGGTGAGGATGCGATATGTTGTAACCGGTGGTTGCCGTCGTTGCGAACCGGAGCATGCAGCATGTCACATTCCACCTCTTAAAAGCCACGGGCCGTCATCTCTTCGCCCCTTAGCGACCTGCTGAAACCGGAACTCGCGGCCGGCAATGCGATCGTTGCTGATGGCCCGCCACTGCCGCAGTCGACGCCGCAAGCTTAACTGGATATTCACTTTACGACGTAACAGCAAATTTTACCCAAAAAACCAACTAAGCGTATTGAAAACGAGTCTCATTATCTATAGAATCATTCCAGCCAGCAAACGCTAGTCACTTCGGACCATCCGACAGATCGCAAGCATCGGTTTTCGCTGAGGGTTGAATATGGCTGCTGGAATGACGCGCACGCTGGAATCGGCCGCGGCACTTTACAGGCGCGGCTTTCACGAAGAGGCCTTGGACGCCATCGAGAATTCGCTGGCGAGCTCGCCCGATGACGGCCGGCTCTGGGAACTACGCGGACTGGTGCTGCGGGCCACGGGCAACATTCCTCTCGCCTGCGATTCGCTGGAACATGCCTCGCTGCTGGTGCCACTCTCTTCTGGCGGCCAGGTAACACTGGCCGATTGCCTGGCTCGCACGGGGCACGGCAACGTGGCGATCTGCATCGCCGAACACATTATCTCGCTGGCCAATGTCGATTGGTCGCTGCTGTTGTACCTGGCACAGGTGTGCGACCAGTGCGGACGGACCGATCTGAGCAGCGAGCTCTGTCGCGAAGTGAACTGGCGAGTCCCGACCTGCCACCAGGCTTATTACGATCTGGGTTATTACCTCGGTCGCGAGCGCCGCCCGCTGCCCGAAATTGAAGCGGCCGCCAGGCAGGCCATCGAACTCGCGCCGCAGGTTGCCAACTATCGCGTCGGCCTCGCTTCGCTGTTGTGGCAGCAAGGAGATGCCCCGGCTGCGTTTGGTGAAGCGAACGTACTCACTGAAACGGAGTTGAAACAGCTGACGTGCGAGTGCTGTTTGCGGCGGCTGGTGAAAATCTATTGGAATGCCAGCGCCTTTGCGAAGTCCAGCGCGTGCGTAGAACGGTTGGCCGAACTCGAACAAAGTTCGCGCCAGGCTCGTCCGGATTGCCGCTCATGAGCCAGTTGACTTATGTGTTGATGTTGCACGTGGCAGTCCTGGCCGTGGCGACTGTGGCGGGCCTGCTGTTGGTGATGCTGCGAAACTGGGGGGAGAATTGGACGATGAACGTGAGAAGTCGTGTCCAGCGACGTTACGTCAAACGCGAATTGAGTCTGCCGCAAACGATGGCGGGAACTGCCACGATCGTCAAGCCGAAGCGACTCAAGTCGACGCTAGTACGCCCGCTACTAAAGACGGCGCGCTAAGAATCACTGGCTGTGCGAGGCCTCGCCTGACACGGATCTCCGCCCGCGTTCAGGCGAGGCCCGCATGACCGGTTTCGCTTCGAGCGAAAGAGCTGCCGCGGGACCAAGGGTCCGTTGAGCTTGCCGCAGCACTTGAGCGGCAGTCGCCGTATCGCCCGCCGCAGTGCTCGCTCGCAACCACGTCTCGAATACGGTCCGCTGGCCGGCAATAAACAGCGCGGCGTCTGGTCGGCGCTGGCTACCCGCTTCGAGCAGTTGAATTGCCCGGGCATATTCTTGCTGCTGGCACAACCGCAGGACCCACTGCTGATGGATATGCAATTCATTTGTCCTCAGCGGCTGATAGGTGGCATCGAGCTTCAGCCCCATCGCAATCTTTTCTGCGGCCGCCGCGTGTTCGCCCGCCGTACACAGGGCTAGCGCCCAATTGTTTAGCCCGGCCAGCAGATTTTCCCGCGCATCGCGGTCGTGCTCATCGAGCAGAATGCTGATCTGCAGCTGGTTCACAGCGGTCGCGAAGTCTTTCTGCTCGAGCGCTGCTAAGGCCCGGTTGTAATAGATGCGTCCCAACAGCTGAGTCGGCAATATTGCCCGCCGAGTGGTATCGCGCGGCTTGGCAATCACGACCGCTGCGGTCGCCTCGCTTGCGTGACGCGTGAACCAATCGCGGCGCGTGGTTTCGACTTCCTCAATGCTCGGCCCCAACAAGCGGCAATTCACATGGCCACTCTGGGCAACAATCTCGACGGGCACGCCAAGCTGCGAGCACAGGTCGTAGTAGAGAACGGTCGCCGTTACGCAATTGAAGTCGCCACAGGCGAGGGTGGTTTGCACAAGCGTGGCAGCTGGGCGAAACTTGCCAGCCAGGATCTCGCGATGTAAACCGGCGAGCAGTGCCGGCGCACGGTGCGTTGCAGGCAGCCGCGCAATTCCGGGCAAATCGATGGCACTGTAGCGGGCAGCCCGCACCCGCAGCCAACGAGCCCGCTCATCGTGCTGGTCAATACCGCTGGCAATGAGTGCTGCTTCGATAAAATCGATCTCCTGCAATTGACCATCTTGAGCATCGGCGAGCAGGGCGTTCTCGGCATCACTAAGGACGACCTGCGGCAGCGAATGGTTGCTGACGGCTACAATCGTCTGCTCATGAGCACTAGCTGATCCGCACGCCAAAAGTGCGACGGCGGTCAATACAACGACAGCTAACTGGCGATGGGCCAGGGGATAGCTTCGCGAGACCGGCGGGGTACAAATCACGTGGAGTTGAGGCTCGCGCGGGAGAGTGGGGCGAGAATGGCAGGCACACGGATGGGAAGCCGCCAGTTCGTGCGCTGGAGGCCAGTCAACCATACGTCGCAGATGGACGACTGGGGGCCGGGCCGAGCCGCTTCTGGCCAGAAAATACCCCGCGCGCGTGCCGGTCATGCGGGCTGTGCCGATGGCGCAAAAACTTTGCGGACCTTCACTTCGACCCGCGCGCCGATAAACCGATATGATGAAATTGTGGGGCGGCGCACTGGCGAAGGAATTCGCGGGGCAACGCCCGTCGCCAGATCACGCTTATCTCTACGAAGCACGACGCACTGCCGATGGCTTTTCTGAATTTTTCACTGCTGGCCGGCGGGCTGCTCATGGCCCTCCCGATCTTGCTGCATCTGGTGATGCGGCAGCGGCCGAAGCAGTTGATTTTCCCTGCGCTCCGCTTTGTGCAGCAGCGGCGCGAAGCCAATCGCCGACAACTGCAACTCAAACATTGGCTGCTCCTCGCCCTACGCTGCGGCGCGGTTCTGCTCGCCGCACTAGCGCTCGCCCGGCCCAGTGTTGCTTCAGCGCTCGTCGGCGCGTGGACTGCCATTGCGCTCTTAGGAATCGCCCTGGTTGTGGCAATCGTCGTCGTCGTTGTCTCGCTGCTGACCAAACGTTCGCGCGCGATCCTCATTGGCAGCAGTGCCACGGCGGCCATCTTGGGGGGGATCGTCCTCTGGATGCTCGTCCGCGTCTCGGGTGGCGGTGGCACAGGGCTTGGCGATCAAGAAGCGCCGCTGGCTGCTGTGGTGATTGTCGATACCTCGCCGCGGATGCAGTATCGCCACGAGAATAAAACGCGTCTCGAGCAGGCGCAGACGATGGGTGCCTGGTTGCTCGAGCAATTTCCCGCCGATAGCGAAGTCGCCATTCTCGACTCGAAGCCGGGCAGCGGTGCTTTTGCCGTCGATCGCGCCGCAGCTGCCAAGTCGCTTGAACGCCTGCGCGTGGCTGGTTCGCAGCGCGCGCTGGTGGACGTCATCTCGGCGGCAATTGAGTTGGCTCGGCAGAATCCGCGCCTGCGGAAAGAAGTGTACGTCTTCACCGATCTGACACAGTCGGCCTGGCAAGCCGGCGATACTGCAGTGCTGAAAGAGCGTCTGAAAGCCAGTCCCGATATTTTGCTCTATGTCATCGACGTTGGTGTAACCAAGCCGCGCAATGCGGCGCTCGGCAAGACGCAACTCTCAGCAGAAGTGTTGCCGCAGCGCGGTAGCATGTCGATCGAAACCACCGTGCAAGCGAGCGGACTCGATGGCGATCGCCAAATCGATCTGCTACTGGAAGAGCAGGATCCCACGTTGCCAGTGATTCGCGACGGTCAAACGGTGCTCCCCAAGCAGATTCGCCGCGGCAGTCAAACCGTGCAACTGGGGTCGAGTCCCCAGCAAGTTCGCTTCTCGCTGCAAGGACTGGAACCAGGGACGCATCAGGGGCAGATTCGCTTAATTGGTGAAGATGGCCTGGCACTCGACGACGTTCGCTACTTCGCGCTCGAAGTGCAGCCTTCGTTGCCGGTGCTGGTGGTTGCGGGTCCGAATGTAGTGAGCGATCTCTTCGTACAAGTACTGAAAAACAATCCGCAGGTCCGTTTCGATTGCCGTGTGATCGCCCAGGCTGAATTGACGAGCCTCGACCTGAGCGAATATCGCGCCATCTGCCTGCTCGATCCGCAGCCCGCGACGCCCGAAGTTTGGGAAAAGTTAGTCAGCTACGTCGAGCGTGGTGGTGGTGTGGCGATTTTCCTGGGGCACAACGGGCAGCCCGTTGTTTCGTTCCAAGAGCCAGCAGCCAGGAAGTTGCTGGGCGGGAAGCTCTCGCTCCAAACGCGATCGGCCGGCGACTTGTATCTTGACCCGCGCACCTTCGATCATCCGATTACAGCCGCTTATCGCCAGCTCGATACGAATGTTCCCTGGGATCGCTTTCCGATTTTCTATCACTGGAATCTTGACGACCTGGCTGCGGAAACTCGCGTCGTCATTCCTTTTAGCAACGGCAAGCCAGCCTTGGCTGAATCGCAAATTGGTCGTGGTCGCGCGCTGATCCTGACGACCCCCGTGACCGATCCCCAGCGGCCGCGCGGTCGCACCGCTTGGAACGACCTGCTCACCGGCGAGGATGCCTGGCCCGGCTTCGTGCTGGTGAATGAGATGCTCCTCTATCTCACCGGCAGTTCCGAGGCGCGGTTGAATTACCTGACGGGCGAGACGGCGGTGCTGCGGAACGATCCGGCGACTCAGCCCGAACGTTATCAGCTGTTCACCCCGTTGGATGAGCCGCAAGATGTGCTGGCCCGCGAAGGTCGCCTGACGGTGCGCTTCACCGATAATCCGGGAGCTTATCGCCTCCGCGGTCAGTTGAGCGGGCCGGT
Above is a window of Anatilimnocola aggregata DNA encoding:
- a CDS encoding TIM barrel protein — encoded protein: MNTHLPTTSRRQFLSAAALGAVSCAAATSLSQPATAIEPIPRNGQSKFKFSLAAYSYRSLLQKGKDGTEPTATLTDFINDCAKLGCDGTELTSYYFPKAVTHDYLRSLRRQCFRLGLDVSGTAIGNDFGFPPGEERTKQIALTKQWIDFAEILGAPVIRIFAGHVKKDSTPAATHSLMVSGIEECCEYAGQHGVHLALENHGGPTATADGLLQFVRDVNSPWFGVNVDSGNFHSDDPYRELEQIAPYALNMQVKVVMTGPDKKKVPADYKRLAKIMRDANYRGYVVLEYEEAGNVREECAKHFQEMKAAFA
- a CDS encoding Gfo/Idh/MocA family protein; the encoded protein is MQRRDFIEQSLAAGIVFASTAHLVNPRPAYALANDKISICAMGVKGRGGHVLQSFMGLPEVDVKYVCDLDESVLAARVAMVEKATGRRPQAIKDYRQALDDKSLDAIVIGTPDHWHALPTIHGCQAKKDVYVEKPDGHNIMEGRTMVAAAKKHGRVVQMGTQARTGPHLLSLMEYLKTGALGKVRFAKAWESAKQGSIGHAPDGTAPAGLDYNTWLGSAPLRPFNPMRFHGNWRWFFDYGTGDLGNDGVHRLDMARWALTAAAAAKGEVVPEMPRAIASLGGKYYFDDDQEWPDTLMTTFDFAGGYLLTYEMRVWNAYHLHDEPEGAAVHGDQGYVIIGNSRWRAFDPKGKPVTEDKAGYNDVGHVKNFLDCMRSRGKPNADLETVGHPSSLLCHLGNAAWRAGRTLKFDKETYKFIGDDDANQYLTRAEYRKPFELPKIADL
- a CDS encoding tetratricopeptide repeat protein, producing the protein MAAGMTRTLESAAALYRRGFHEEALDAIENSLASSPDDGRLWELRGLVLRATGNIPLACDSLEHASLLVPLSSGGQVTLADCLARTGHGNVAICIAEHIISLANVDWSLLLYLAQVCDQCGRTDLSSELCREVNWRVPTCHQAYYDLGYYLGRERRPLPEIEAAARQAIELAPQVANYRVGLASLLWQQGDAPAAFGEANVLTETELKQLTCECCLRRLVKIYWNASAFAKSSACVERLAELEQSSRQARPDCRS
- a CDS encoding BatA domain-containing protein, whose protein sequence is MAFLNFSLLAGGLLMALPILLHLVMRQRPKQLIFPALRFVQQRREANRRQLQLKHWLLLALRCGAVLLAALALARPSVASALVGAWTAIALLGIALVVAIVVVVVSLLTKRSRAILIGSSATAAILGGIVLWMLVRVSGGGGTGLGDQEAPLAAVVIVDTSPRMQYRHENKTRLEQAQTMGAWLLEQFPADSEVAILDSKPGSGAFAVDRAAAAKSLERLRVAGSQRALVDVISAAIELARQNPRLRKEVYVFTDLTQSAWQAGDTAVLKERLKASPDILLYVIDVGVTKPRNAALGKTQLSAEVLPQRGSMSIETTVQASGLDGDRQIDLLLEEQDPTLPVIRDGQTVLPKQIRRGSQTVQLGSSPQQVRFSLQGLEPGTHQGQIRLIGEDGLALDDVRYFALEVQPSLPVLVVAGPNVVSDLFVQVLKNNPQVRFDCRVIAQAELTSLDLSEYRAICLLDPQPATPEVWEKLVSYVERGGGVAIFLGHNGQPVVSFQEPAARKLLGGKLSLQTRSAGDLYLDPRTFDHPITAAYRQLDTNVPWDRFPIFYHWNLDDLAAETRVVIPFSNGKPALAESQIGRGRALILTTPVTDPQRPRGRTAWNDLLTGEDAWPGFVLVNEMLLYLTGSSEARLNYLTGETAVLRNDPATQPERYQLFTPLDEPQDVLAREGRLTVRFTDNPGAYRLRGQLSGPVVRGFAVNLPADVGDLTRWPDDKLNDLLGADRFHLARNQTEINRAVGADRIGSEFYPLLVLLLVVALAGEQVLANRFYRKDE
- a CDS encoding DNA-3-methyladenine glycosylase; this translates as MSANRVPSVLENVHANPVLCDPAIVDTPLTDLSSAVMPQPLRRPFYDRPPEVVARELIGKLLLRETSAGLCGGLIVETEAYLAEGDSACHAAKGQTPRNASMFGPPGHAYVYSIHAKWCVNVVTEQAGVASAVLIRALEPLINLELLQARRPLATTRDLARGPARLCSALEVTRAQDGLDLTVAEQLWIARSAGLKLSPDSIGTSTRIGVTSAHDLPLRFYLRGSSFVSGPKKLNR